In Rutidosis leptorrhynchoides isolate AG116_Rl617_1_P2 chromosome 2, CSIRO_AGI_Rlap_v1, whole genome shotgun sequence, one genomic interval encodes:
- the LOC139894308 gene encoding probable receptor-like protein kinase At5g38990 — translation MFFSTSNGEEYEPSSSSSSVQGSQPCRHFEFLEIQTATENFNESLVIGHGGFGKVYKGKVINGSSLDEAAIKRLDSMSDQGAAEFWAEVETLSMLRHCNLVSLLGYCNHEKEMILVYEYMPNGTLEDHLHKLRTPLSWIQRLKICIGAGRGLHYLHTGTGIEVGVIHRDVKSSNILLHESWAAKIADFGLSKIGPTNQPSTYVKTVVKGTFGYLDPDYYAWLSRS, via the coding sequence ATGTTTTTTTCTACTAGTAATGGAGAGGAATATGAACCCTCTTCCTCCTCCTCCTCAGTTCAGGGGTCACAACCATGCCGTCATTTCGAATTTCTTGAGATTCAAACCGCAACAGAAAACTTCAATGAATCATTAGTAATTGGTCATGGAGGTTTTGGTAAAGTTTACAAAGGTAAAGTTATCAATGGATCAAGTCTTGACGAAGCTGCCATCAAACGGTTGGATTCTATGTCCGATCAAGGAGCAGCTGAGTTTTGGGCAGAAGTTGAAACTCTATCTATGTTACGACACTGTAATCTTGTATCTTTGCTTGGTTATTGTAATCATGAAAAAGAAATGATTCTTGTATATGAATATATGCCTAATGGAAcacttgaagatcatcttcataaaCTTCGTACCCCTCTTTCTTGGATTCAACGACTCAAGATTTGCATAGGTGCGGGTCGTGGGCTACACTACCTTCACACGGGTACGGGAATCGAGGTTGGAGTCATACATCGTGATGTCAAGAGCTCCAATATCTTATTACATGAAAGTTGGGCAGCTAAAATTGCAGACTTTGGGTTGTCGAAAATTGGGCCTACAAATCAACCATCGACTTATGTCAAGACAGTTGTTAAAGGGACTTTTGGCTATCTAGATCCTGATTATTATGCATGGCTATCTAGATCCTGA
- the LOC139887792 gene encoding probable serine/threonine-protein kinase PBL25, whose product MAEALLSLESALILQDKFNIPLHDADKTISGGIIDIFSCFNGNHSDKSESKLSSDYKSVNRIVGTSTVLAGNTVFTFDEEVYEPSSSSVQGSQRCHQFEFQEIQTTTKNFNESLVIGHGGFGKVYKGKVMDGSSLVEAAIKRLNSTSDQGAVEFWAEVETLSTLQHCNVVCLFGYCNYEREMVLVYEYMSNGTLEDHLHKLGTPLSWLQRLEICIGAGRGLHYLHTGTGTEMGVIHRDVKSSNILLNESWDAKICNFGLSKIIPTNKPSTYVENHVRGTFGYIDPDYHENGMVTRKLDVYAFGVVLLEVLCRKHAVDSSLDEDQWGLALWVKERIKEGNLKQKIDSEIRGQISPQSLKVFVRVAERCLHSNPKQRPTMSEALLMKQLSLEGSFFSKRNPNLPISTTPYYHSALISREVFQHSFVVFLIIINEQSCLSPQHRDGLTKIPTPLLFEEKMKNNTKLTGYPLTP is encoded by the exons ATGGCTGAGGCCTTGTTGAGTCTTGAGTCTGCGCTGATATTACAAGACAAATTTAATATTCCGTTGCACGATGCAGACAAAACAATATCTGGTGGAATTATTGATATTTTTTCATGCTTCAACGGAAACCATTCAG ATAAAAGTGAATCAAAGTTATCAAGTGATTACAAGTCCGTCAACCGAATTGTTGGTACTAGTACTGTTCTTGCTGGCAACACTGTGTTTACTTTTGATGAAGAGGTATATGAACCCTCTTCCTCATCAGTTCAAGGGTCACAACGATGCCATCAATTCGAATTTCAAGAGATTCAAAccacaacaaaaaacttcaatgaaTCATTAGTAATTGGTCATGGAGGTTTCGGTAAAGTTTACAAAGGCAAAGTTATGGATGGATCTAGTCTCGTTGAAGCTGCCATTAAACGGTTGAATTCTACGTCTGATCAAGGAGCAGTTGAGTTTTGGGCTGAAGTTGAAACTCTTTCTACATTACAACACTGTAATGTTGTATGTTTGTTTGGTTATTGTAATTATGAAAGAGAAATGGTTCTTGTATATGAATATATGTCTAACGGAACACTTGAAGATCATCTACATAAACTTGGTACCCCTCTTTCTTGGCTTCAACGACTCGAGATTTGCATTGGTGCGGGTCGTGGGCTACACTACCTTCACACGGGTACTGGAACTGAGATGGGAGTCATACATCGTGATGTCAAGAGCTCTAATATTTTGTTAAATGAAAGTTGGGATGCTAaaatttgta ACTTTGGATTGTCAAAAATAATTCCTACTAATAAACCATCGACTTATGTTGAAAACCATGTTAGAGGGACATTTGGATATATAGATCCTGATTATCACGAAAATGGAATGGTAACAAGAAAGTTGGACGTGTATGCTTTTGGGGTAGTATTGTTAGAAGTGTTGTGTCGGAAGCATGCTGTGGATAGTAGTCTAGATGAGGATCAATGGGGTTTAGCATTATGGGTTAAGGAACgcataaaagaaggaaatttaaagcaGAAAATAGATTCTGAGATAAGGGGTCAAATATCACCACAATCTTTGAAGGTGTTTGTTCGGGTTGCAGAGAGATGTTTGCACAGCAATCCAAAGCAACGACCTACCATGTCCGAGGCCTTGttgatgaag CAGTTATCTCTTGAG GGTTCATTCTTCTCCAAACGAAACCCTAATCTGCCCATATCTACTACTCCGTATTATCATTCCGCATTGATCTCACGTGAAGTATTTCAACACTCATTTGTCGTCTTTCTCATTATAATTAACGAACAAAGTTGTCTATCGCCACAGCATCGTGACGGTTTAACGAAAATCCCTACGCCCCTGTTGTTCGAGGAGAAGATGAAGAACAACACGAAACTGACGGGGTATCCATTGACGCCGTAA
- the LOC139887793 gene encoding probable receptor-like protein kinase At5g38990 produces the protein MFSSTSNGEEYEASFSSVQESQPCRQFEFHEIRTATQSFNESLLIGHGGFGKVYRGEVNNGSNLVEAAIKRLDSTSNQGAAEFWAEIDTLSMLRHLNLVTLFGYCYHEEERILVYEYMSNRTLEDHLHKLGTPLSSLQRLKICIGAGRGLHYLHMGTRTEVGVIHRDIKSSNILLHESWAVKIANFGLSKIVPKNEPSNYVNTVVKGTFGYLDPNYYLTGKLSRKSDVYAFGVVLLEVVSEACCG, from the coding sequence ATGTTTTCTTCTACTAGTAATGGAGAGGAGTATGAAGCCTCTTTCTCCTCAGTTCAAGAGTCACAACCATGCCGTCAATTCGAATTTCATGAGATTCGAACAGCAACTCAAAGCTTCAATGAATCATTATTAATTGGTCATGGAGGTTTTGGAAAAGTTTACAGAGGTGAAGTCAATAATGGATCAAATCTGGTTGAAGCTGCTATTAAACGGTTGGATTCTACGTCCAATCAAGGAGCAGCTGAGTTTTGGGCAGAAATTGATACTCTTTCTATGTTACGACACCTCAATCTTGTAACTTTGTTTGGTTATTGTTATCATGAAGAAGAAAGGATTCTTGTATATGAATATATGTCTAATAGAAcacttgaagatcatcttcataaaCTTGGTACCCCTCTTTCTTCGCTTCAACGACTGAAGATCTGCATTGGTGCGGGTCGTGGGCTACACTACCTTCACATGGGTACAAGAACTGAGGTCGGAGTCATACATCGTGATATCAAGAGCTCTAATATTCTATTACATGAAAGTTGGGCAGTTAAAATTGCAAACTTTGGGTTGTCAAAAATAGTCCCTAAAAATGAGCCGTCGAATTATGTCAATACAGTTGTTAAAGGGACATTTGGGTATCTAGATCCTAATTATTACTTAACTGGAAAACTATCAAGAAAGTCCGATGTTTATGCTTTTGGGGTGGTATTGTTAGAAGTTGTGTCGGAAGCGTGCTGTGGATAG
- the LOC139887795 gene encoding probable serine/threonine-protein kinase PIX13, which produces MYIATGHFCVKNDIYSFGVVLLETLTGLQVIDQKRLKEKHNLVEWAHPSLERRKKLKKIMDPRLEQNYPLEGAFKCAALTLRCLENLPKDRPSSEEVIRSLEQIYSANKGADLKKLLTQIWNHGSSRG; this is translated from the exons ATGTATATCGCCACAG GTCATTTTTGTGTGAAGAATGACATCTACAGTTTTGGAGTGGTGTTACTGGAAACACTAACAGGTCTACAAGTAATTGATCAAAAGAGGCTGAAAGAGAAACATAATTTGGTGGAGTGGGCACATCCAAGTCTAGAAAGAAGAAAAAAGCTAAAGAAAATAATGGATCCACGCCTCGAACAAAATTACCCTCTTGAAGGAGCGTTCAAATGCGCTGCACTTACATTAAGATGTCTTGAGAACTTACCTAAAGATAGGCCTTCAAGTGAAGAAGTTATCCGCAGTTTGGAACAAATTTATTCGGCTAACAA AGGAGCTGATCTAAAAAAATTGCTGACTCAAATATGGAACCATGGTAGTAGCAGGGGATAA